The region CGGGACGGTTCGTGGCGACCGACATCCAACCGTGGCAACTCCGGCCCCCCTTTTCCTCGCCTCTCACCCCACTCTTCCCACCCCGGGATGGCCGGAAAACACCCCACCGAAACCGTCCGAGAGACTCCTCGGGCCCCTGAAAAGATCCCTGAAGGACCCTCACTCACATCCCACTCGCATCCCACTCGGACCCATACGCGCGGTAACCGCACTAGTTACGCCCTTCTCGGGGCACTATGGCGGAGTGGCAACCGAGAGGTCACCCCACGGCGCCACCGGGATCGGCGGGGCCGAGGGGAACAACCGGAGCGGCACCGGCACCAAGAGCGGCCGGCACGGCGTACGGGACCGGATGAGCGGGTCCGTACGTGCGGTCGGCCGTGCCCTGCACTTCCCGGTGACCGGTACGGCCCGGGGCATCCGCAGGGCCACCCACGCGCACGGGGCCGGGGAATCCGGGCTCGGCAAACTCATCGAGCTGCACGCGGTGAACGGCGCCGGTGACGTCATGATCACCATCGCCCTCGCCTCCACCGTCTTCTTCTCCGTCCCCACCGACGAGGCACGCGGGCGCGTGGCCATCTACCTCGGCATCACCATGGCGCCCTTCACCCTCCTCGCCCCCGTGATCGGCCCCCTCCTCGACCGCCTGCCGCACGGCCGCCGTGCCGCGATGGCCGGCTCGATGCTCGCCCGCGCCCTCCTCGCCCTGCTGCTCGCCGGCGCGGTCGCCACCGGCAGCATCGAGCTGTACCCGGCCGCGCTGGGCGTCCTGGTCGCCTCGAAGGCGTACGGCGTGGTCCGCAGCGCCGTCGTACCCCGTCTCCTCCCACCCGGCTTCTCCCTGGTGAAGGCCAATTCACGGGTCACGCTGAGCGGGCTGCTCGCCACCGGTGTGGCCGCGCCCATCGGCGGCGGCCTCCAGGCCCTCGGACCACGCTGGCCGCTCTACGGCGCCTTCGTGATCTTCATCGCGGGTATGTTCCTGTCCTTCTCCCTGCCGCCCAAGGTGGACTCCGCCAAGGGCGAGGACACCGCCCTGCTGGCTGCGGACGCCGAGCACCTGCACGGCCCGCACCGCACCGAGACCCTCCGCCGCCCGGGCCTGCGCACGGTCGGTACGGCGGTCACCCACGCCCTGGGCGCCAACGCCGCCCTGCGCTGTCTGTCGGGCTTCCTGACCTTCTTCCTCGCCTTCCTGCTCCGCGAGCATCCGCTGACCGGCCAGAGCGCCGCGTGGTCGCTGGGCATGGTCGCCGTCGCGGCGGGCGCCGGCAACGCGCTCGGTACGGCGGTCGGGGCGGCCGTGAAGCAACGCGCGCCGGAGCTGATCGTCGTGACGGTCGTCGCCGTGGTCCTCGGCGCGTCGGTCGTCGCCGCGGTGTTCTTCAGCGCGGCCCTGGTCGCGTGCCTCGCGGCGGTCGCCGGGTTCTGCCAGGCGCTCGCCAAGCTGTCCCTGGACGCGCTGATCCAGCGGGACGTCCCCGAACTCGTCCGCTCCTCCGCGTTCGCCCGCTCGGAGACGCTGCTCCAGATGGCGTGGGTGCTCGGCGGCGCCGTCGGTATCGCGCTTCCCCTGGTCGGCGAGCTGGGCCTCGGTGTGGCCGCCGCGATCGTCGCCGTGGGCTGGCTGACCACGGTCAAGGGCCTGATCGGCTCGGCCCGCCACGGTGGCCGCGCCCATCCCCGCGTCGCCTGAGAGCCGCCATCAGGCCCTACGGGACCCGGCACGCCGTACCCACGTGACAACCCTGCTGCGGGTGCCCGATAGCCTTCGGCCATGACCTCGTTGCGTTCCGCTTCCACTGCGCGCCGCCGCCGCGCTGTTGCCGCCGTCGGCGCCGTTGGTGCCGGACTGCTCGTCCTGTCCGCCTGCGACAAGCCGACGCCGATCTCCACGATCACCGTCGGCCGTGCCTCGGTGAACTCGGAGGCCTCCTGCTACGACGACGGCAAGGAGCTGAAGACCGCCGACGTGGCCAAGTGCCTCAAGGACACGGACATCAAGAGCATCACGGTCGACCCGGACGAGACCGTGCGCTTCGGCGTCGACCCGAAGATCGCCGACAAGGGCTGGACGATCCTGATGAACGGCCAGCCGCTGACGGACTCCAGCAGCAAGACGTACCGCACGATCCCGGGCAGCGTGTTCTTCAACGCCCAGTACGGCGCCCAGGGCAACTCGACCCTCGTCTCCATCAAGGAGGGCGAGAAAGAGGTCAACGGCCTGTGGTCGTTCAAGCTGAAGAAGGACTCCTGACGATTCCGACGACGTCAGGGGTACGAGTCCTCGTAGCCACCGCGGTCCCCGTCGAACGGGACGCGGTGGCACAGGCTTTCCCGTCCGGTGACGGGCCGGTGGACATCATCGCCGTGGGAGTCGGTCCCGCCGCCTCCGCCGCGTCCGTCGCCTCGGCGCTCACCGCCGCCGCCCTCCGCGGCACCCCGTACGGCCTGGTCGTCTCGGCGGGCATCGGCGGCGGATTCCAGCCCCAGGCACCGGTCGGCTCGCTGGTCGTCGCCGACGAGATCACCGTCGCGGACCTGGGCGCCGAGACCGCGGACGGGTTCGTTCCGGTCACCGC is a window of Streptomyces sp. B21-083 DNA encoding:
- a CDS encoding MFS transporter; amino-acid sequence: MATERSPHGATGIGGAEGNNRSGTGTKSGRHGVRDRMSGSVRAVGRALHFPVTGTARGIRRATHAHGAGESGLGKLIELHAVNGAGDVMITIALASTVFFSVPTDEARGRVAIYLGITMAPFTLLAPVIGPLLDRLPHGRRAAMAGSMLARALLALLLAGAVATGSIELYPAALGVLVASKAYGVVRSAVVPRLLPPGFSLVKANSRVTLSGLLATGVAAPIGGGLQALGPRWPLYGAFVIFIAGMFLSFSLPPKVDSAKGEDTALLAADAEHLHGPHRTETLRRPGLRTVGTAVTHALGANAALRCLSGFLTFFLAFLLREHPLTGQSAAWSLGMVAVAAGAGNALGTAVGAAVKQRAPELIVVTVVAVVLGASVVAAVFFSAALVACLAAVAGFCQALAKLSLDALIQRDVPELVRSSAFARSETLLQMAWVLGGAVGIALPLVGELGLGVAAAIVAVGWLTTVKGLIGSARHGGRAHPRVA
- a CDS encoding DUF2771 domain-containing protein, with product MTSLRSASTARRRRAVAAVGAVGAGLLVLSACDKPTPISTITVGRASVNSEASCYDDGKELKTADVAKCLKDTDIKSITVDPDETVRFGVDPKIADKGWTILMNGQPLTDSSSKTYRTIPGSVFFNAQYGAQGNSTLVSIKEGEKEVNGLWSFKLKKDS